The Candidatus Eisenbacteria bacterium genomic interval CAATCGAATGTATCAGGTTTCCAGCTATTTTATAAGGTGATGGAATTTTGAAAGGTCTTAGGCTCTAACTTTAAATTGTAATTCTCTTTAGTCAATGCGTATAACGTAAAGTCTACGGATCTAGATAATTAGCCTATTTGCTCGTTATAATCTTAGCGGCGCAGCCGATATTGCGATCTGCTGCGAGGCTGCAATTATAATCAAAATAGACTGCAAAACCGGATCCAGCGCCGGGTGTCCAAAATCCGACATCGTCCACTCGGGCACCACAAAACCTGGATGCCTGGACACCTGTGCACCGATTCTCCTGTTCAGCCGGGCTCCAGTTCGCCGCTACCTCATCCGCCGCAACCGGCGGCAGGACCCATATTCGCGTACGCAGTAAACCCTGCGTCAATAATCCCGCCACCGCGCGCCTTCGCCCTGCGCGCGGACATCGCCCCAAAATGCTCCCGGGCTCTTACTGCACAATCCCGTCTTGCTTCTCGGCTGTGCTCCGGGTTTCCCCAAAGGCGCCGCCACCACCGCCGCCGCCACCGGTCGGCTCAAACACCGCCTTCACCGGATCCTTGCTGAGCGTCATCAGAGTAAAGACGCCGAGGACTGTTCCATAGGGCATCAGCACACACTCAATTCCGGCGATGATCATGCAAAAAATCCGGCTCTCTCTGACTTTAAGCTTCTTGCCCACAATGATCATGCAGACGGAGAGAGCCAGTCCAAATACAATAAAGATCGTCGCCAGGATCACAATCGCCAGGCCCAGGACCGGCGGCGGCGAGGATCCGTCGCTGGATTCAAATAAATCGCCGGACATCATGATAATCCCCAACACGAGATGAATGATCGGCACGAGGGAGAGCAAGGCCGTTATCCCGCCGGCGACGTAGTGGAATGTGGATAAGAGATCCAGGTTTTTCGTTTCGTCATTGCCCATGGTCATTTCCCCTAAATTCCGTGTCCGCCCAACTGTCTCAATTCGCCGCTCCGGTGCCGCAGGAACCAGGTCGCGCGGGATGCCCAAAGCATGGTCATGGCCGTTTCATGCCATCAGTATAGATCCATCCTCTGGGGGGGTCACCCGTCAAAGTGCCCGATGGCCCCTTATTCATCCGGAAAAAAGCGGTCGAGGGGGCTCTGCACGCCCAAACCTCCGCGATTCAGTACGTGAAGATAAATCATCGTGGTGCTGATATCCTCATGTCCCATCAGCTCCTGGATCGTGCGGATATCGTAATTGTTCTCCAAGAGGTGGGTCGCAAAGGAGTGGCGTAGTGAGTGGCAGGTTGCAGGTTTGGTGATTCCGGACAAGCGCACCGCGAGCTTCATGTCGCGTTGGAGAACCGATTCATGAATATGATGCCGGTAGCGGATTCCGGTATTCTCATCTCGGTATAGCCGCGTCGCCGGAAAAACCCAAAACCATCCCCACTCGGTAGGGGCATGGGGGTACTTCCTAGCGAGGGCAAACGGGACCTCGACGCCCCCTGTTTTTCTCGTCTGATCAGCGGTGTAAACCGTGTGCGCCCACCGCAACTGTCTGCGGAGCGCCCGCTTCAATTTCTGGGGCAGCATCGTCACGCGGTCCTTCTGACCCTTTCCGCGACGAACCCAGATTTCATTTTTTTCGAAATCGATGTCTTTGACGCGCAAACGATGCAGTTCCATCAACCGCAAGCCTGAACCATAGATAACAGCCGCCATCAATAGGCTTCGGGGTGGCAGATGCTTAAACACCCGCTTCACCTCCTCCGGCGTCAAGACAACCGGTATCGTTTTCGGTCTATAGGCGCGGACAAATGTCTTTAAAAAAGACATCGGGTATCCCAAGACCTCGCGGTAGAGAAATAGGATTCCGGAGAGTGCTTGGTTTTGCGTTGAAGCACTGACCTTTCCCGCTGTCGCGAGGTGGGTCAAAAAGGCCGTGACTTCGACACCGCTCATTTCTCTTGGATGCTTCTTGTTATAATGCAGGATGTACTTCTTGATCCAACGCGTATACGCCTTGCCGGTCTTGCGGCTATAGTTTCTTCTCTCTATCGCGTCCCAGACTTGGCGCAGCAATGGGGACTTTTCCTTAATTCTCTTCATATTTATTTCTCACCGAAAAACAATGCGAAGAAGATTCATAAGGTAACCGCATGGGCGATTCCTTCTCCTTATTCCCTGTGTGGTTCTTGCTGGACGTCGTGTCGTGATCCCAACGAAAACGGGATAAGGAGATACCCTGCAGAAATTGGACCAAAAAAAAACCAGGGAGCCCCAGCCCCCTGGTTTATACAACTTCGCTTTTCCAACTCACTCTTGGCGTCTAGATCAGTGTCCGGATCCGGGAATCGGCCCCATCCCGTTTTGCGGGGATTGGCGCCCCGGCGGCGAGTCCGGCCCTATCGATGGCCGCCTTGCTCCGCGGCCGCCTTACTCCGCAGCCGCCGGACGCTGGGATGCGCTCTTGCTTCGCTCTATCGATTGCAGGGCCAAATAATTGTCGCCGAATTTTTTTAGATTCTCAACTTCGTCGTCGAATTGGTTGTAGTGGCGCTCTTCGTCATCCACCAGCGACTCAAACAACTTCCTCGTGGCAGCGTCGGCATTCTCCGCGCACTCAAGAGCAAATTTATTGTACATCTTGATAGCGCCCTCTTCGAGCCCGGTCGCCGTAGCAAGCATCATCTTCACATCATGTATCTTCTTTACCGTGGCATTGGCGAGAAGCTCGACATCCCCGCCTAAAAAGAGTATGCGCTCCGCGATCCTCTCGATATGCAACATCTCATCAATCGCCGACCTTTTAAAAAGCCCGGCCAGGAGATCATATCCCTGATCATCGCACTGGAAGTGGAAATACATATACTGATGGACGGCTGTCAACTCATCCGCAACAGCCTTGTTCAACAGCTCGACACTCTGCTCGTGTAGCATCTTTCCCTCCTGCCACTATCTACCATTCTAAAACCCCGGGGGCATTGCGGGCGTTATTCCCACACATATTCTAATGTCCGCCGGAATGGTGGGTGAAAACCAAGGGTAACAATCAAAAGCTACCACGGGATGGCGCCAAAGGCCACAATCCCTCTCATGAAACGGCTAACGCGCCGGCCAGCTCGCCGACGCCTGCCGGAATCCGGCACAGAAAGCGTCAAAATTATCCTCCGCCGACTGTACGGCCCGCGCCATCTCATCGAATTCCGCCAGCTCCTCCTCGCTTTTGCCCTCTATGCGCGTATCGATGACATGCCCTCCGTCCCATGGTAGAAGCTCGATCTTGTTCAAAGCGGCGTAATCGAGAACCAGTTCATCCAAGACAAACTCCAACCCGCCGACCCATTCCCCGGGAGATCCGCCGACACCGAACATTTTGGGATTGACCGTCCCGCCGCGGCACAGAATCCAAGCCTCGGCCCCCGTCATAAAGGTTCCGTCAGGAAGATCACTGGTGTCAAAGTCAACTTTCCACTTGGCCCTCAGCAGATCATCGATCTCGGCATCGACACGGACCCAACGCGACTCCTCCGCCTTCCAATACTCGC includes:
- a CDS encoding bacterioferritin, whose translation is MLHEQSVELLNKAVADELTAVHQYMYFHFQCDDQGYDLLAGLFKRSAIDEMLHIERIAERILFLGGDVELLANATVKKIHDVKMMLATATGLEEGAIKMYNKFALECAENADAATRKLFESLVDDEERHYNQFDDEVENLKKFGDNYLALQSIERSKSASQRPAAAE
- a CDS encoding integron integrase; translation: MKRIKEKSPLLRQVWDAIERRNYSRKTGKAYTRWIKKYILHYNKKHPREMSGVEVTAFLTHLATAGKVSASTQNQALSGILFLYREVLGYPMSFLKTFVRAYRPKTIPVVLTPEEVKRVFKHLPPRSLLMAAVIYGSGLRLMELHRLRVKDIDFEKNEIWVRRGKGQKDRVTMLPQKLKRALRRQLRWAHTVYTADQTRKTGGVEVPFALARKYPHAPTEWGWFWVFPATRLYRDENTGIRYRHHIHESVLQRDMKLAVRLSGITKPATCHSLRHSFATHLLENNYDIRTIQELMGHEDISTTMIYLHVLNRGGLGVQSPLDRFFPDE